agtggggcttataaacccaaACAGAGAAAGTACATTTGTAGGTAATTGTGATTCCATGTATTGTGTCATAGGTGATCACCTCACGCGTTATGAGCTTGGTCTATTTTTTTATTGCAGTCATGCTACATTTTTTTCCATTAGATGTGGTAATTTTGACAATGAATTAGTTTTGCATGCAAACATCNNNNNNNNNNNNNNNNNNNNNNNNNNNNNNNNNNNNNNNNNNNNNNNNNNNNNNNNNNNNNNNNNNNNNNNNNNNNNNNNNNNNNNNNNNNNNNNNNNNNNNNNNNNNNNNNNNNNNNNNNNNNNNNNNNNNNNNNNNNNNNNNNNNNNNNNNNNNNNNNNNNNNNNNNNNNNNNNNNNNNNNNNNNNNNNNNNNNNNNNNNNNNNNNNNNNNNNNNNNNNNNNNNNNNNNNNNNNNNNNNNNNNNNNNNNNNNNNNNNNNNNNNNNNNNNNNNNNNNNNNNNNNNNNNNNNNNNNNNNNNNNNNNNNNCATTTAGAAATTAATGCAGCCTATTCATTAGTTGTCGTTTTTTCTTCCAAAACTCGTAGTGCTTCTTCGTCCTCGAGATTCTTCCCCCTCGCAACCTTCCTCTACTGTCGATCCTGCCACCCATGGCAGTTGACATTGCCACACGCGTCACCTCGCTGCTCCGCACTGATTGAGCAATCACCTCTGCCGTGCCGCCTGTTCGCACATGAacatgtcaccgtgtaccctcgacaccgggggtgataCCCGAGCTCTCTCTATTGACAGTGTGCTACTAACCGCTAGACCTAATGAGTTCTAGTGATAGATTTGTTGCGCGACGTTTTAAGTATTAATCGCACTACTTTGACTTTTTTTGAAAAATACGCACTGAACATTTTTTTAACATACGCTGAACGTTTTTCTTAAAATACGGTGAACATTTAAAATAATACATGATGCATTTTTATTATTCTAAGATGAACGATTTTTTGATgtacgatgaacatttttgaaaaatatATGAATATATGCGTTGAACAATTTATAAAACTCATTGAACATTTCGTAATATAAGTtgaacaattttttaatatacattgAACGTTTGTGTAATATACACTTAACAAATTCAAAAACACAGTGATTATATGTTCATTGAACAATTTCCAACATACGGTGAACAATTTTATAATGCATGATGAACTTTTGTAGAAATAAAACGTGAACACTTCCTTAatgtatgatgaacattttttgtaacACTCAATGAAATTTCTATAATatagaaaaaataaataataaaatggaAAAATGAAGAATAAAAaggagaagaaaataaataaaaacaggaacagaaaaaaagaaacagaaagagaaagagaaaagagaagaaaacagCGAAGCAACTGCGAAACAACCATGGGCCGGCCCAAAAGCTGGCGTCGCGAGGCGAAGCTTCAGCGAAGCCACGCCGTTCTGACGCACACGGGCGTCAAATAGGGATCGCCAGCTGTTTTGCGCCTCTGTCAGCCTATTGGGCTGTTTAAAAAAACTAAACGGATCGTGTCGTGCCGACGACCCTCGTGGCCCAGGGCTATTGGACCGGCACGCCAGGACCGGCCCATTTGGCCAGGTTTGGTTCAACCCCAGTTTTTTCTCACAGCAGAAAAAAAATAAATCGAAGCTGGCCGGCATGTTTGGCTAGGTCAGCCGGGTGGACTCTCTTTCGTCCGTGTAAATATTGCGACGGCGTAATAAAAAGCTTCGAAGTTTGTCTAAAAAAAAAGTAGAAAAAAAACAAATCGAGGAAGACCAAGCAAAAAAAAATCCACCCCAACGCTGGCAGTTCAGCCCTCGAACACCGGAGAAAGCCAGCTCGTCGGAAGACCTTCGACCTCCCCCGCGATCTCGAGGGGCAATCAATCAATCCGGCCGTCGTTCGCACGGCCGCCGAACGCCGATTCGCCATGGCCGCGGCGGAATCGGCCGGCCTGCGGCGCGGGGCGGGGGCGCGGGCCCGGAGgaaggcgaaggaggcggcggtggGCGCCGCCGCTAGGGCGCTCTTCTACCCGACGCTGCTCTACAACGTGGTGAGGAGCAAGGTCCAGGCCGAGTTCCGGTGGTGGGACGAGGTCGATCAGGTGCGTGCGCTTCCGCCACCGTAGACCGCCTTTCCAGCAGACTTATCTTGATCTCAAGCGAGACAAGACCGAGACTACCTAGTGATTTGTCAGACGAGCAAGTAATTTCCGCCATCGCGGTGAACTTTTAGATGCAAACGCGTTATCATTTCGTCTTAGTTTAAATATAAGTAGTAACCTCTGTCTTGAATTGGAATGCATTATTTGGAGTGAGAAGAAACATTCATCTGAAATGTGTTAATCTATTTCGTGGGGCTGTCAGAGTTAGCAACTATGCTTCTTTGTTGGTACCAACTAGTATCAAGTAATATTTGTGAATACTGGCTTGAGCAGATTGGTTGGTAGGGCNNNNNNNNNNNNNNNNNNNNNNNNNNNNNNNNNNNNNNNNNNNNNNNNNNNNNNNNNNNNNNNNNNNNNNNNNNNNNNNNNNNNNNNNNNNNNNNNNNNNNNNNNNNNNNNNNNNNNNNNNNNNNNNNNNNNNNNNNNNNNNNNNNNNNNNNNNNNNNNNNNNNNNNNNNNNNNNNNNNNNNNNNNNNNNNNNNNNNNNGTTCCGTTTTTCAGTCATTGTCAGAAATTGAAGAGTTACACTATTCGTGGGTCTGGTTTGATGTTTCCCAACAATTTCATAGTGTCAAGTTGTGTTTGACTTTATCACTGCTAATAGCTAGATCACAAATGTTTGCCTACCTGATGCAATTTTCTCTCTTAAAGCAAGAATGAACAGAAATCAGAATTCAGAAGCCAAACCAGAAATAGTCCTACTCGTTGTTAATGGCCGTTGTGCAATGCTGAAGTGAGAAACAAGCATTCTAACTTCAAATCTTGACTGGCTTAAGTTAATGTATATGGTACTTTTACATTTGGTCATTTGATTGCTGTTTATCATCAGTCTTAGTCACGGTTCTACATTGTGTCAGTTTCCTCATTCACACACTGATTGTTGTGATCATGACCATGGTATTTATTGCGGATTAGTTGCTGGTTCTGTGTACTTCTTTCCATGGATGTGGAGATCAAGATTTggatgtactcacatttgcctttgGTTTTGCATTATGTGATAGTGAATTATAATGCAGTCTTTCTGTTTGAGTATTTATTTCATTTAATGAGATTGAACCTATTACTAGTTTCTATGCTCTTATTCTATCTAACTGATAAAGATAAGATGAATAAGTCTCATTGATGTAAACATTTTCTCTTTACCAGCTCATTTTGCTTGGAGCTGTTCCATTCCGTAGGGATGTTTCACACTTGCAGAAGCTTGGAGTACATGGCGTTGTAACCCTGAATGAACCATTTGAGACTTTAGTACCATCATCAGTATATAAGGCAAGTAACACACAAATAATTTTATATGTAAAAGATGAATAGCATTGTACAGAGCCTTTAACCCTTTATAATTGCACGGAATTTTATGTCCACACTCTAAGCATAATTGTTGCAATTGGAGTCATGACCAACTGGTATCCTTATGACATAAGTGCTCATATGTTAAAAATTTACAGTCGCGTGGAATTGATCACCTTCTTATTCCTACAAGAGATTATATGTTTGCTCCATCACTTGTGGATATTAGTCAAGCTGTTGATTTCATTCATAGTAAGTGAGCATCAGAGTTTGTCCAGATtaattctttttaattaagaaaatATTTAGTTGATTATACAGAatcgatgatgaagttactggccatCACATCACTTTCTGTTAGATATTAAGATTTTCAATGTTAACTTTTCATGCTTAATCAGGAAACGCATCTCGTGGGAAGATGACATATATTCACTGCAAAGCTGGAAGGGGACGGAGTACAACGATTGTCTTGTGCTATCTGGTAAGTTGCTTATTCTTCTTTTAGAGAAACTATCATGTCAAACATTCAACTAAAAACTTAACATTCATAGTAGGCAAGGTTCCAAATTTGTGGTTTTCACTAAAATCATGGTTTTCACGCTTTCGGGGCGAGGACCCGGACTATTGCTAGCTATTTAGAACCTTATAGTGATAACAAAATTATCACATACCACTCATTTGGAATTAATTGTATTGTGCTTCAGTGGAAATTTTTATGCTCGATTTTTATCAGGTGAAGTACAAGAATATGACACCTACCACAGCATTTGAGCATGTGAGATCTAAAAGGGCTAGAGTGCTGCTGACCCGTTCCCAGAGGAAGGTACTGGACATATCCTAACTCATTTCTGAAATTACCAATTCATTGAACTAGCAATGTTTGGTTTTGTTGCTCTCCAGTTCTGTTGTTTCTTTGATGTGACAAGTTCCATATATTAAGTTACTGAGGGAGTACATTATACAGATCGACATAAGTTACCTGTGAGAGGTAGTTAGCAGTCAACATATAGGTGGTGATAGCTGATAACTAACTGAAACAGAAATTATGTTGCACTTTAGCGCCCTCTCCCATCATTTGGCACTTATCTTTGTTAAGGGGTTAGTTAAACTGGCTTCCATCAAGCACAAAGGGAACATCGCTGCCAGGAAATATGTTTGTTCTAACTCTTTGCATCTGGACCAATCACCTGCAGCCTATATGACATATGTAAAAAAAATGATTCTTTTGTGGTTTGATCATTTAGGCTTTGTTCGTTTAATCCCCGCCCCCTCCGGGATCGGCGGGGTTTTGGCCTAATCCACGTGCTTTTGACCCCGGTTGGGGTAGGATCCCGACCTACCTTGTATGCGTCTTCGGTTAAACCCGGCCGGGTTGATATCCCATCCAAATCCACCCCAAACCACAGGGATTCCACTGGGTTTTCACCCACGTCTCCCCACCCGTGGAACAAAACCAGTCGTCTCAGTCTTCTCGGCTCGAAAGAAAAAGGAGGAGCGGGCGAGAGCGGCGGCGGCGCCGACGCCGACAGGGAAGAACTAGGCGACGGCGAGGGGCTGGAGCGGGCGATCTCTCTCCTCCACTGAAGACCGGCTGCTGCGCCATCCTTCTACCTCGCCCCACTCTCCCCAAGTCAGCAGCCGATCTGCGACCCTCTTCTTCCATCCCCGGCGCGAGCTCGGCGGCCGCACCAACCTACTCCGGTGGCCCTCCCCAACGTTTCTATGCCGGTAAGATCTTCTCCCCCACCCTTGTTTCCTTCCTCTCCCCCCTTTTGATTTCTAGGGTTTCCCGTCCCCTTTTCCACCGGTGACAAGGGCCGTCTTGCCGGCGAGGCTCCACCTCTCCTCTCTGCTTACTACAGCTTCCCAGTACCCTCCTCTGTACTTGCTCTACCTGTGATTTGGTGCAAATGGTGTACCTAGTTGAATCTAACCAAATCTGCTACATAGTCGAATCTTTTTGTCAATGTCATTAGCAGTGCACATATATGCTACTAGTAATCTAGTATTTATTTGTCCCTGAGATTTAGTACTATATTTGCAGCTACCTGTAGAGAATCAACAAGATGCAATTGTAGCTATATAGTTTTGTCAATGATATCCTTGGGAGGTGAGAAAAGTTGAGTTTTATGTAACTGaggtgaacatcaactacatgaatTTTTTCTGATAGTGGGGGTGAAGAGAAATTTAGGTAAAATGCTCTGAGATCAAGGCATCTTGAAGCCATGCAACTACGACAGTGCATTTTACTAATTTAGATGCAGAAAGTTTTACTTGTCAGAACATATAGAATATATTGAGATGTGTAGACATAAAATGTTTTTGTAATAAGAGAAAAAAATATATTGCCTCCATTAGAACGATAACTGTTTCATACTACTTTATGTTGCTTGACCTGACTTGTATGTGCTACATTAGAACGATAACTGTTTCATACTACTTTCGATGTCTAAATCTGCATTTTGCCTCCATTTTCTGTAGGCCAGCTTCACCGCCTCACAGCCGCAGCAAGACCCCGCTTGGGGCAGCATCGTGAAGACTAAGGTATATTAATCTTGATGTACATACTTGGTTTTCTTTGTACCCTACTGGGACTCGCATCTTCATCTAGCTCACATGAACCTCCCTTGTTCATCTAGTAACCTGAAGCTGATGGCTCAAGTAGCCCACATGAACCTCCCTTGTTCTCTTATTTCCTTGCAAGATCATCTAGAATATGCAAGAATCCCCCTTGTAGCTATTTTCATGCATACTGGTCTTGAACACCCAGAATATGTGTAGTGTGTGCATCCATTGGTATCCGCCAGATTTCATAACTTTTTATCTGAAATTTGATTTCCCTAGAATGCACCATGATAAATGCTTATGAGATGAGAATCCATTCATGTACATCATCTTATCTTGTCCTTTTTTATGTACTTATCTTGTCCTTTCTTTCTCCTGTTTTCCCCTGATTATGACTGTAATGGAAGCTCTTATTTATACAGTGCATATTGGACCTGAATTGATCTATCTCCGCATTTCATTTAATTTTGCTTTGCCCTCCTTTTGCAAGTATTATTTTGTACCAAAGAAAgaaatcttttttttttgcggggaaagaaagaaagaaatcttTGTTCATAAACTTGTGATTTTGGTACTGTTCTCTGAAAGTAGACCATAGTTTTTTGTGGTCATACGAATTTAGTGTATTCTTACACGATGTATAACGCTGTATCATTGATATATATGCCTGGTTGTTCATTTCTAATATTATTATTCTGTGCTGCTATTTGCAGCTTTCCATTGGAAGATCATTTGTTTAGTGGATATGGATGCGATGTTGCTGCCCATTTGATCCGTTAAATTTTGAAATCAATGCATGATTATTTTATGATCTTTCTTTGCTAGCTGGTCATCAATGCTTTGATATCAGTCCTTTGATGTGGACTGACCGCCCTTTTTTGCCAATGCAGTGCATCAATCACTACGGAAGCGACATCGGCGAGATTAGAGTCGTCTGTTCTATACAGCAATAATTTGATCATGGTCGGAAATATAATAATATTGTACATCGGTGATTGTTGATTAGGGTCGTTTTTTGACTTCTAAATATTCAGAATTCATGTTATAGTTTGATATTTTTTCTTCTAAAATGTCAACTTGCAGCAAGCTTCTCATATAATGTTTTGTTCTGACGCAACAAAAATACTGTTATGCGGATTTGGTGCTTGGATGTATGAAATTTATAGCAAGTTTGTTGTGTGTGTGATGTTCTTTTGATTTGGTGCAAAGAACAACGATAGGAGGTTTAGTTGATTTGGTGCTGAAGTGTACAAAGGCCATTGATGGGAGGTTGCCGGGGACTAACCGAACACATATTGTTGTACAGGGATTAGCAGGGTTTGTTGGTTAGGGGATTGGGTGACGAGGTGGGGATCACCAAATCCCTGTGTGGGTCTAATCCCCTAGAGGTTTGGTTCCAGTGGAACCGAACAAAGCCTTAAAGATGATTAAACATGGAACTCATATCTAATCTGTAAATCAATGCTGCTACCTGTAAACTGCTTGGATCGTGACATGTTAGCCACTTTTATCATATAGCTGCACTAAATTTATATAATGTGGACTGTGGACCAAACTCACTCCCAGTGGGCCTAATCCAGCCCACTAATTACAGGACGAATTAAAAGATGAATTATCTGCTTTCCAGCGGCGCAATCACTGTAGAACTCCGAATTTCCGAGGTGGTCTTGAAAGAGAGGCAGCTCCTCATGTGCCCATGTTGGTCCCTTTGGTGGACGATGGTTTAAATTACATTAAATTAAATCAATGCCCATCGAAAGTACTTAAATATATGCCCTGATAATGACAGGTGGTTCAAGAATTCAGTACGAAGGTCGCTGgaacagcagcagcaacatcatCATCTCCATCAGGGGACGCGGTACCGCAAACTGAAGATGGCTCTGGTTTGCCAGGCGTAATCAGGGAGGATGCCAGCTCGCCTTCTCACAAGGCCACCCCATCAGGGCCAATGATGAAGAAGATGCTGGCATGCCTGCTTCCTTCCCCGATGCGATCTGGCGGCGACTCGCCGTCGCATGCCGACCTGAGGGCACCCTAGCGCCGTACCGGTCCCGGTCCGGGTCCCAATCTCAAGTGGTTCGTTGACGTGGAGCCGACGCGATTGATTCCTCTGCCGGAAGATCTTCCTAACCGCGCTGCTCATCCTTGTTTCTCATGTGTTCTCACGTTGTTCTGTCTGGATCAAAGTTCGTTTGGTCCTTGCTCCCTGCATGCATTGTTGTTGGGGGCTGGTTCTGCATCTTGTTCTTGCCTGACTGCCCCTGTGTTTAAGTTTCTACAGGACCAGGACctctgatttttttttttttgTAAATAAAGTAGCAACTGTTTAAACTTGCAAGGCCACCATACAACTTCTGCTGAAGACTAGCTGCGGAGTTTCGAGATTGACGAAATCGACAGTTTCCATGGGAAAAAGCTCTGTAGAATTTTCTTGTGGATGGCAGCGCCCGGAATAACTTTTCTGCTTGAGTTGGACGCCGAATCTGTTGGGGGGAAAGTGAACCCGAGTTGGGATAGCAAAATCGGTGCTCCAGCCCTGCAAAGTTTCCTCCTGTCGCCGTCGGAATGCGGATCGCCTGATCGGATCGTAATTTAGGATCTGGATTGGCGATGAGTGGGGTCACCGACAAATCCCCAAAGCAAACGGTTTGGTTTTGCTTTTCTTCTCTTCTTCACTGATGACAGCTACCTCTTGGGACACCCTGTTGCCACTTGTCATGAGAGGTTCTTTGATCATGGCTCCTTTTGTGGACTTAATTATTAGTAGTAGCATTACGTCCGTAtcaaaatgtaagacatttttgtaGCCTAGTTTAGTTTacacaaaacatcttatattttgacaCGGAAATAGTGCTTTTGGACCGTCGCCATGTATAGATTTTTGATCAGTCGCCTGTTGGCACGGCACCAACTTAAAACTATCGCACTTATCTCTAACTCGCCAATGAGAACTATTCGAAGAAGTTGCACCCGTCCCCCACATGTTGCCGCTGTCATGTCAAATTGTTGGCTGGTCCTTCGACTTGGATTGTTCTTACGACATGCTATGGTGGTGGATCAACTAATTTTCTATCCAGCTAAATATTGGCTAACGCTGTTCAGTGACGTATTTTGTTCATCGAAAATCATGCCGTCGTTCCCTTTTGGATAATATTTAGCGAGCAACACCTGGCGTGTTCCCAAATTCTTCGTAATGGTTAATTGTTCATCACAATTGACCAAAACTATCATTATTGACTTGACAACCCCGTCCAAAGCTATGATTCATCACGGAACTGCGTGTCTACTACTACCATCCCATATAGACGTAGAATGCATTATGAAATGCATGGATTCCTTGTGGACAACCACACCTTAAGGGTTTTGTTTACATAGTGACTATATGTTAAATAACACAAAAGAGGTACACTAGTCGACCTCCTCAAACGGCACATGCCCATCTTTGCACCGCCAACCATCTTTGACCATAACAATAACAAATGGACGCCGGATAAACTCTACAACACGTTGGTAATTAACACAGTGGGTTATCAACGACCTAAAGTTATTTTAACCCGCCAAAAGAAAACTAttgttgtcggagtaatgggccacgggtaggctaacccgagttccagaacctttcaagacatcagggcaggctgcgcccctcaagatccCAGGACACGGAGCCGCCTTTAGAGAAGTCGGCAGCAAGACAACCGACTAGccgctcgcggccgagtcccaggaacgacttcaggctaagccgactcctgactgccgACTTCCCAAGAAGCCGGCCTCGGGGAGTCGGACCGCGACTCCAATGAACCCCATATCCTCATCAGGAGGGATAGgaccggggagtggctacagtaaagccgctCCCGCCCTTTACcaggggcaggcatggccacagcacgccgtacccgggaagatctccgtgcggcgtggcactgttgccgtgccggccctgacatcagcaccaaaggaccgaatcctgcgcccacgacggcttgtctgtacgaccctggggcggtgggtcccaccagccagtgggaccccaggagacggcaagtgcgccaccagtcggcccccgagagtcgACCAGATCTTCCCccagggcccacgcgccattaatcagatgtgacggagagtggcaatagtgatcgcccgccaggcggcggggctgttgccacgactccatgaccaagcccgcgtcatcagaaacacggctacagtgatcagcagccgacaagacccgcCCGCGACGGACGcgacctgtcggctccgtacctagccagtcagcggggcccaccagtcggcgggccccagcagtcggcggagaagacggaggccggaggcactgacgcgggcccagccagattaccattgtacccctgggggggtaggcctatataaaccccccagggcacccatgcaaagggttggaatccattagctctagaccagatcatataggagggagagagctagccttgccctctcctatctccaggaaacagctcaaggagcaattgtgtaaacactttgccatagtgatcatgcggagaccccgtagagcagcagtaggggtattatctccccggagagccctgaagctgggtaagattcgccagcgtgcatgtctacgcctcatcccatttcc
This portion of the Triticum dicoccoides isolate Atlit2015 ecotype Zavitan chromosome 7A, WEW_v2.0, whole genome shotgun sequence genome encodes:
- the LOC119332427 gene encoding phosphatidylglycerophosphate phosphatase PTPMT1-like isoform X2; the encoded protein is MAAAESAGLRRGAGARARRKAKEAAVGAAARALFYPTLLYNVVRSKVQAEFRWWDEVDQLILLGAVPFRRDVSHLQKLGVHGVVTLNEPFETLVPSSVYKSRGIDHLLIPTRDYMFAPSLVDISQAVDFIHRNASRGKMTYIHCKAGRGRSTTIVLCYLVKYKNMTPTTAFEHVRSKRARVLLTRSQRKASFTASQPQQDPAWGSIVKTKCINHYGSDIGEIRVVCSIQQ
- the LOC119332427 gene encoding phosphatidylglycerophosphate phosphatase PTPMT1-like isoform X1 — its product is MAAAESAGLRRGAGARARRKAKEAAVGAAARALFYPTLLYNVVRSKVQAEFRWWDEVDQLILLGAVPFRRDVSHLQKLGVHGVVTLNEPFETLVPSSVYKSRGIDHLLIPTRDYMFAPSLVDISQAVDFIHRNASRGKMTYIHCKAGRGRSTTIVLCYLVKYKNMTPTTAFEHVRSKRARVLLTRSQRKVVQEFSTKVAGTAAATSSSPSGDAVPQTEDGSGLPGVIREDASSPSHKATPSGPMMKKMLACLLPSPMRSGGDSPSHADLRAP
- the LOC119332427 gene encoding phosphatidylglycerophosphate phosphatase PTPMT1-like isoform X3; protein product: MAAAESAGLRRGAGARARRKAKEAAVGAAARALFYPTLLYNVVRSKVQAEFRWWDEVDQLILLGAVPFRRDVSHLQKLGVHGVVTLNEPFETLVPSSVYKSRGIDHLLIPTRDYMFAPSLVDISQAVDFIHRNASRGKMTYIHCKAGRGRSTTIVLCYLVKYKNMTPTTAFEHVRSKRARVLLTRSQRKASFTASQPQQDPAWGSIVKTKLSIGRSFV